The Caulobacter sp. FWC2 region TGGCCCTGGCCAAGGAACGCGCCGAGAAGGCGGGACTGGCCGACAAGACCGACTTCCGCCTGACCGACTATCGCGACCTCAATGAGACGTTCGACCGCATCGTCTCGGTCGGCATGCTGGAACACGTCGGCGCGCCGAACTTCCGGACCTATTTCGAGACCATCGCCAAGCTGCTGGACGAGGACGGCGTGGCCCTGGTCCACTCGATCGGCAAGATGCACGGGCCGGGCGCGACCAACGCCTTCACCCAGAAATACATCTTCCCCGGCGGCTATATCCCCGGCCTGTCGGAGATCGTCACGGCCATCGAGCAGGCCGGCCTTTGGATCACCGACGTCGAGATCCTGCGCTTGCACTATGCCGAGACCTGCCGGATCTGGCGCGAGCGGTTCATGGCCGATCCGGACATCCCGACGATGTTCGACGCGCGGTTCCGGCGGATGTGGGAGTTCTATCTGGCGGGCGCCGAGCTGGGCTTCCGCCACGGCGGCCACATGGTCTTCCAGATCCAGCTGGCCAAGAAGCGGGACGCCACGCCGCTGACCCGGGACTATCTGCTGAAGGCGGCGGGGTAGCCCCCAACACCGCTTATCCCCGCGAAAGCGGGGACCCAAGCCGAGGCAGTGGACTAGGGCTGGACCGCGCCACCAACCGAAAGCCAGCTTGGGTCCCCGCTTTCGCGGGGATGAGCGGATTGTGTTGGTTGAATCGCATGGCTATTAGCGCCACTCGAAAGACCGCATCGGCGGCCGACTAGCCGAGAGCCGCCATGGCCCCGTTCCGCGCCGCCGACCTCCTCCGCCGCAAGCCCGTCGCCCAGGTTCTGGGCGAGCATCCGCCCGAGCACCTGCCGCGCACGATCGGCCTGTTCCAGTTGACCATGCTGGGCGTGGGCGCCACGATCGGCACCGGCATCTTCGTGGCCCTGACCACCGCCGTACCGGCGGCGGGTCCGGCGGTGATCCTGTCGTTCGTGCTGGCCGGGATCACGGCGGCCCTGACGGCCCTGTGCTACGCCGAGCTGGCCTCGACCATCCCGGTGTCGGGCTCCTCGTACTCCTACGCCTACGCCACCCTGGGCGAGTTCGTCGCCTTCATCGTCGGCGCGTGCCTGCTGCTGGAATACGCCGTTTCCGCCTCGGCCATCGCCGTGGGCTGGGGCCAGTATCTGAACGAGATGCTGGTCGACCTGATCGGCGTGAAGATGCCCGACGCCATCGCCAAGGCGCCGGGCGCGGGCGGGGTGTTCAACCTGCCGGCCGTGGTGCTGGTCGGGGCCTGCATGGTGCTGCTGCTGCGCGGGGTGAAGGAGTCGACGACGATCAATGCCATCCTGGTGGTGCTGAAGCTGCTGGTCCTGCTGTTCTTCGTGGTCATCGCCTTCAGCGGCTTCCACGCCGGCAACCTGACGCCGTTCATGCCGATGGGCGTGGCGGGCGTGGGCGCGGCCGCCTCGTCGATCTTCTTTTCCTATATCGGCATCGACGCGGTCTCGACCGCCGGCGAGGAGGTCAAGGACCCGCGCAAGACCCTGCCGCTGGGCATCGTGCTGTCCCTGCTGATCGTCACGGCGGTCTACATCCTGGTCGCCCTGGCCGCCGTCGGGGCCCAGCCCTGGACCGCTTTCAAGGGCCAGGAAGCCGGCCTGGCGGTGATCCTGCGCAACCTGACGGGCCAGGCCTGGACCTCGCTGATCCTGTGCGTCGGGGCGATCGTGTCGATCTTCTCGATCACCCTGGTGGTCATGTACGGCCAGACGCGGATCCTCTACGCCATGAGCCGCGATGGCCTGCTGCCCAAGGTGTTCCAGCGCCTGCATCCCAAGACCCGCAGCCCGGACCTCAATACCTATATCGTGGCAGCCTTCATCGCCGTGCTGGCGGCCTTCGTGCCGCTGGACGTGCTGGTCAACCTGACCAGCATGGGCACCCTGATCGCCTTCGCCATCGTCTCGCTTGGGGTAATCATCCTGCGCCGAACCCAGCCGGATCTGCCGCGCGGCTACCGCGTACCGCTCTATCCGGTCGTGCCGGTGCTGAGCGTGGCGTTCTGCGGGTATCTGATCGTCGGACTGCCGCTGGATACGTGGCTGCTGTTCGCGGTGTGGGTGGCGGCGGCCTGCGCGATATACTTCGGGTATTCGCGGAAGAACTCCATGCTTAATCTGGCCTAACACCAAAACCGCTCATCCCCGCGAAAGCGGGGACCCAAGCTGAGTTGGCGCGATAGGACTCAGCAGTTCAGTGTCTCGGAGAGATCGGCCCAAGTGGGGTTCAGGGTCTCGATCAATTGGATTTTCCAAGCGCGGTTCCACTTCTTGATCTGCCGCTCGCGCGTGAAAGCTCCCTCCCGCGTTTCGCCCATCTCGTACCAGACGAGCCGATCAACGCCGTACTTCGAGGTGAAGCCCTTGCGGAGCTTCTGCTGATGCTCCCAGATGCGACGCGCGAGGTCGTCGGTATGGCCGCAGTAGAGCGTGCCATAGGGCCTACTGGCCAGCAGGTAGACGCAGAACATCTTGTCCATGATCGCGCTCGCTTTGAGAACACATCATGAACATACGCCAGCCACACTCGCAACAGGAGATTCGGCTTGGGTCCCCGCTTTCGCGGGGATGAGCGGCGTTTGTTGATGCGGGTGGAGCGGTTAGCGCCCCTACTCCACCGTCACCGACTTGGCCAGGTTCCGGGGCTGGTCGACGTCCGCGCCCTTCACCACCGCCACGTGGTAGGCCAGCAGCTGGATTGGGGCCGACATCACCAGGGTCGAGACCAGCGGGTCGCTGGCCGGCGCGGTGACCACCACCTTGGCCCCCGCCGGCGCGTGCTTCACGCCCTCGGTGTCGGTGATGAAGATCACCTGGCCGCCGCGCGCCATCACCTCGCTCATGTTCGAGGCCGACTTCTCGAAATAGCTGTCATGGGGCGCCAGGATGACGATCGGGGTCTGGTCGTCGACCAGGGCGATCGGACCGTGCTTCAGCTCGCCGGCGGCGTAACCCTCGGCGTGGATGTAGCTGATCTCCTTCAGCTTCAGCGCGCCTTCCAGGGCCAGGGCCGACATCGGGCCGCGGCCCAGATAGAGCACGTCGCGGGCCTTGGCGACGTCGGCGGCGATCTCCTTGATGGCGTCTTCCAGGCCGATGGCCTCGGCGATCAGGCGGGGAGCTTCCAGCAGCACCTTCACCAGACGCTGCTCCTCGGCGTCATCGATCGTCCCGCGCTGCTTGGCGGCGGCGACGGCCAGGGCGATCATCACGCTGACCTGGGCGGTGAAGGCCTTGGTCGAGGCCACGCCGATCTCGGGACCGCAGTGGATGGGCCACACGACGTCGACCTCGCGGGCCATGGTCGATTCCTGGGCGTTGACCACCACCGCGCTCTTCATGCCCTTGGCCTTGCAGTAGCGCAGGGCCGCCAGGGTGTCGGCGGTCTCGCCCGACTGCGACATGGCGATGACCAGCGAGCCCGGCCGCAGGGCCGGCTGGCGGTAGCGGAACTCCGAGGCGATCTCGACATCGACCGGCAGGTCGGCCAGCTGCTCGATCAGGTACTTGCCGACCATGCCGGCGATGAACGAGGTGCCGCAGGCGACGATCTGGATGCGCTCCAGCTTGGCGAAGTCGATGTCGCCGGGCACGGCGGCCCTGGCGGTCAGGGTGTCGACATAGGCCGCGATCGTGCGCTGGCAGCCCTCCGGCTGGTCATGGATCTCCTTCTCCATGAAGTGCCGGTAGTTGCCCTTCTCCAGCATCACCGACGAGGTCGGCACCACGCGCACCGGGCGGGTGACGACCGCGCCCGAGGCGTCGAAGATCTGATGGCTGTCGTGATCCAGGGCGACGTAGTCGCCCTCTTCCAGATAGATCACCCGGTTGGTGAAGGGACCGACGGCCAGGGCGTCCGAGCCCAGGAACATCTCGCCCTGGCCCTCGCCCACCACCAGCGGGCTGCCGCGGCGCGCGCCCAGGACCAGGTTCGCCTCGCCCTCGATCAGTACGGCCAGGGCATAGGCGCCGGTCAGGCGGTCGAGGGCGGTCTTGAAGGCCTCCAGCGGGGCCAGACCGGTGGCCAGTTCGGCGTCGATCAGGTGGGCGATCACCTCGGTGTCGGTGTCGCTGGAGAAGGTGCGGCCGGCGGCGGCCAGCTCGGCCTTCAGCTCGGCGAAGTTCTCGATGATGCCGTTGTGCACCAGGGTGACGCGGCCCGCCGTGTGCGGGTGAGCGTTCTGGACGTTGGGCGCGCCGTGGGTCGCCCAGCGCGTGTGACCGATGCCGGTGGTGGCGACCAGCGGGTCCTCGGCCAGGACGGCTTCCAGCGCCTTGATCTTGCCCTTGGCCCGGCGACGCTCGACATGCCCGCCCACCACCCCAGCGATCCCCGCGGAGTCATAGCCTCGATATTCGAGCCGCTTCAGGCTCTCGATCAGACGCTCGGCGACGGGTTGTTTTCCGACGATGCCGATAATGCCGCACATGGGCCATGATCCCTTGTAGAACGCGTCGACAGGATTATCCCTAGCCGCGCGAGGATTTCGAAGTCGGCCTTTAGCACTCGCTCAAGGCCGTCTCCCGTAAATCTGCATTTCGGATCGTTTCGCGGTCCGACGATGGCTTCAAAGAGACGACAAAGCGACCATGAGCAAGCGCGCCTATTTCGGCACCGACGGCATCCGGGGCCAGGCCAACAAGCATCCGATGACCGCCGAGGTCGCCCTGCGCGTCGGCCTCGCCGCCGGCAAGCTGTTCCGCTCGCAGGACGAGCGCCGCCACCTGGTGGTGATCGGCAAGGACACCCGCCTGTCGGGCTACATGATCGAGCCCGCCCTGGTCGCGGGCCTGGCCAGCGTCGGCATGGACGTGCGGCTGTTTGGCCCCCTGCCCACCCCGGCCGTGGCCATGATGACCCGCTCGATGCGCGCCGACCTGGGGATCATGATCTC contains the following coding sequences:
- a CDS encoding GIY-YIG nuclease family protein, with product MDKMFCVYLLASRPYGTLYCGHTDDLARRIWEHQQKLRKGFTSKYGVDRLVWYEMGETREGAFTRERQIKKWNRAWKIQLIETLNPTWADLSETLNC
- a CDS encoding amino acid permease produces the protein MAPFRAADLLRRKPVAQVLGEHPPEHLPRTIGLFQLTMLGVGATIGTGIFVALTTAVPAAGPAVILSFVLAGITAALTALCYAELASTIPVSGSSYSYAYATLGEFVAFIVGACLLLEYAVSASAIAVGWGQYLNEMLVDLIGVKMPDAIAKAPGAGGVFNLPAVVLVGACMVLLLRGVKESTTINAILVVLKLLVLLFFVVIAFSGFHAGNLTPFMPMGVAGVGAAASSIFFSYIGIDAVSTAGEEVKDPRKTLPLGIVLSLLIVTAVYILVALAAVGAQPWTAFKGQEAGLAVILRNLTGQAWTSLILCVGAIVSIFSITLVVMYGQTRILYAMSRDGLLPKVFQRLHPKTRSPDLNTYIVAAFIAVLAAFVPLDVLVNLTSMGTLIAFAIVSLGVIILRRTQPDLPRGYRVPLYPVVPVLSVAFCGYLIVGLPLDTWLLFAVWVAAACAIYFGYSRKNSMLNLA
- the glmS gene encoding glutamine--fructose-6-phosphate transaminase (isomerizing), giving the protein MCGIIGIVGKQPVAERLIESLKRLEYRGYDSAGIAGVVGGHVERRRAKGKIKALEAVLAEDPLVATTGIGHTRWATHGAPNVQNAHPHTAGRVTLVHNGIIENFAELKAELAAAGRTFSSDTDTEVIAHLIDAELATGLAPLEAFKTALDRLTGAYALAVLIEGEANLVLGARRGSPLVVGEGQGEMFLGSDALAVGPFTNRVIYLEEGDYVALDHDSHQIFDASGAVVTRPVRVVPTSSVMLEKGNYRHFMEKEIHDQPEGCQRTIAAYVDTLTARAAVPGDIDFAKLERIQIVACGTSFIAGMVGKYLIEQLADLPVDVEIASEFRYRQPALRPGSLVIAMSQSGETADTLAALRYCKAKGMKSAVVVNAQESTMAREVDVVWPIHCGPEIGVASTKAFTAQVSVMIALAVAAAKQRGTIDDAEEQRLVKVLLEAPRLIAEAIGLEDAIKEIAADVAKARDVLYLGRGPMSALALEGALKLKEISYIHAEGYAAGELKHGPIALVDDQTPIVILAPHDSYFEKSASNMSEVMARGGQVIFITDTEGVKHAPAGAKVVVTAPASDPLVSTLVMSAPIQLLAYHVAVVKGADVDQPRNLAKSVTVE